The Falco naumanni isolate bFalNau1 chromosome 1, bFalNau1.pat, whole genome shotgun sequence genome window below encodes:
- the RFC5 gene encoding replication factor C subunit 5 isoform X1 yields the protein MARAGGGNLPWVEKYRPQALSELVSHQDILNTVQRFISEDRLPHLLLYGPPGTGKTSTILACAKQLYREREFGSMVLELNASDDRGIDIVRGPILSFASTRTIFKKGFKLVILDEADAMTQDAQNALRRVIEKFTENTRFCLICNYLSKIIPALQSRCTRFRFGPLTPELMVPRLQHVVQEEGVDVTEDGMKALVTLSSGDMRRALNILQSTTMAFGKVTEENVYTCTGHPLKSDIANILDWMLNQDFSTAYRKIMELKTLKGLALQDILTEIHLFVHRVDFPPSIRIQLLIKMADIEYRLAAGTNEKIQLSSLVAAFQVTRDLIVAEA from the exons AtggcgcgggcgggcggcgggaaTCTGCCATG GGTGGAGAAGTACCGGCCGCAAGCGCTGTCGGAGCTGGTGTCCCACCAAGATATCCTCAACACCG TGCAGCGGTTCATCAGCGAGGATCGGCTGCCGCATCTTCTCCTCTATGGGCCGCCCGGTACCGGAAAGACCTCGACCATCCTCGCCTGCGCCAAGCAGCTCTACCGGGAGCGGGAGTTCGGCTCCATGGTGCTGGAG CTCAACGCCTCCGACGACCGGGGTATCGACATCGTCCGAGGGCCCATCCTGAGCTTCGCCAGCACCAGGACCATCTTCAA gaAAGGCTTCAAGCTCGTCATCCTGGATGAAGCCGATGCCATGACCCAGGATGCTCAGAACGCCCTGCGGCGAg TGATTGAGAAGTTCACAGAAAACACCCGCTTTTGCCTCATTTGCAACTACCTCTCCAAGAtcatccctgccctgcagtcCCGCTGCACGCGCTTTCGCTTCGGCCCCCTCACCCCAGAGCTGATGGTGCCCCGGCTGCAACACGTCGTACAGGAGGAGGG GGTGGATGTGACTGAGGATGGGATGAAGGCTCTGGTGACCCTCTCAAGCGGTGACATGCGCAGAGCCCTCAATATCTTGCAG agTACCACCATGGCCTTTGGGAAGGTGACGGAGGAGAATGTCTACACCTGCACAGGACACCCCCTCAAGTCTGATATTGCCAACATCCTTGACTGGATGCTAAACCAGGACTTTTCCACCGCCTATCGCA AAATCATGGAGCTGAAGACGCTGAAGGGCTTGGCCCTGCAGGACATCCTCACTGAGATCCACCTGTTTGTGCACAGAG TCGATTTCCCACCCTCGATCCGCATCCAGCTGCTGATCAAAATGGCAGACATAGA GTACCGGCTAGCTGCTGGGACCAATGAAAAGATTCAGCTGAGCTCCCTCGTCGCAGCTTTCCAAGTCACCAGGGACCTGATCGTCGCCGAAGCCTGA
- the RFC5 gene encoding replication factor C subunit 5 isoform X2 → MVLELNASDDRGIDIVRGPILSFASTRTIFKKGFKLVILDEADAMTQDAQNALRRVIEKFTENTRFCLICNYLSKIIPALQSRCTRFRFGPLTPELMVPRLQHVVQEEGVDVTEDGMKALVTLSSGDMRRALNILQSTTMAFGKVTEENVYTCTGHPLKSDIANILDWMLNQDFSTAYRKIMELKTLKGLALQDILTEIHLFVHRVDFPPSIRIQLLIKMADIEYRLAAGTNEKIQLSSLVAAFQVTRDLIVAEA, encoded by the exons ATGGTGCTGGAG CTCAACGCCTCCGACGACCGGGGTATCGACATCGTCCGAGGGCCCATCCTGAGCTTCGCCAGCACCAGGACCATCTTCAA gaAAGGCTTCAAGCTCGTCATCCTGGATGAAGCCGATGCCATGACCCAGGATGCTCAGAACGCCCTGCGGCGAg TGATTGAGAAGTTCACAGAAAACACCCGCTTTTGCCTCATTTGCAACTACCTCTCCAAGAtcatccctgccctgcagtcCCGCTGCACGCGCTTTCGCTTCGGCCCCCTCACCCCAGAGCTGATGGTGCCCCGGCTGCAACACGTCGTACAGGAGGAGGG GGTGGATGTGACTGAGGATGGGATGAAGGCTCTGGTGACCCTCTCAAGCGGTGACATGCGCAGAGCCCTCAATATCTTGCAG agTACCACCATGGCCTTTGGGAAGGTGACGGAGGAGAATGTCTACACCTGCACAGGACACCCCCTCAAGTCTGATATTGCCAACATCCTTGACTGGATGCTAAACCAGGACTTTTCCACCGCCTATCGCA AAATCATGGAGCTGAAGACGCTGAAGGGCTTGGCCCTGCAGGACATCCTCACTGAGATCCACCTGTTTGTGCACAGAG TCGATTTCCCACCCTCGATCCGCATCCAGCTGCTGATCAAAATGGCAGACATAGA GTACCGGCTAGCTGCTGGGACCAATGAAAAGATTCAGCTGAGCTCCCTCGTCGCAGCTTTCCAAGTCACCAGGGACCTGATCGTCGCCGAAGCCTGA
- the WSB2 gene encoding WD repeat and SOCS box-containing protein 2 isoform X1: protein MKPSGEEPVLLAELKPGRPQRYDWKSSCETWSVAFSPDGAWFAWSQGHCVVKLIPWPLEEAELSCKTSERKSRGGKAEARGRGVAKEKTLECGQIVWGLAFSAWPAAEAEETDPTCAVGLPCQILATGLNDGQIKVWEVQTGHLLFSLLGHQDVVRDLSFAPNGSLILVSASRDKTLRVWDLSRDGRQVQVLSGHVQWVYCCSISPDCSMLCSAAGEKSALLWSMRSYTLIRRLEGHQSSVVSCDFSPDSALLVTASYDACVIMWDPYTGEQLRTLRHAPLHSALDYSSEVHTSSLRSVCFSPEGLYLATVADDRLLRIWALELRSPVAFAPMTNGLCCMYFPHGGFIATGTRDGHVQFWTAPRVLSSLKHLCRKALRTFLTTYQVLALPIPRKLKEFLTYRTF from the exons ATGAAGCCGAGCGGAG AGGAGCCGGTCCTGCTGGCGGAGCTGAAGCCGGGCCGGCCGCAGCGCTACGACTGGAAATCCAGCTGCGAGACCTGGAGCGTGGCCTTCTCCCCCGACGGCGCCTGGTTCGCCTGGTCGCAGGGACACTGCGTGGTCAAGCTGATCCCCTGGCCCCTGGAGGAGGCCGAGCT cagctgcaaaacCTCGGAGCGTAAGAGCCGCGGCGGCAAAGCGGAGGCGAGGGGCCGAGGGGTGGCCAAGGAGAAGACGCTGGAGTGCGGGCAGATCGTGTGGGGCCTGGCCTTCAGCGCCTGGCCGGCGGCAGAGGCGGAGGAGACGGATCCCACCTGCGCCGTGGGTCTTCCCTGCCAGATCCTGGCCACCGGGCTCAACGATGGGCAGATCAAGGTCTGGGAGGTGCAGACAG GACACCTCCTGTTCAGCCTCTTGGGGCACCAGGATGTTGTCAGAGACCTGAGCTTCGCTCCCAATGGAAGCCTTATCCTTGTGTCGGCCTCACGGGACAAGACCTTGCGTGTCTGGGACCTGAGCAGAGATG GGCGGCAGGTCCAGGTGCTGTCAGGCCATGTGCAGTGGGTCTACTGCTGTTCCATCTCCCCAGACTGCAgcatgctctgctctgctgccgGAGAGAAGTCG GCACTGTTGTGGAGCATGCGATCCTACACCCTCATCcggaggctggaggggcaccaGAGCAGTGTGGTGTCATGCGACTTCTCGCCGGACTCGGCACTCCTTGTCACCGCCTCCTATGATGCCTGCGTCATAATGTGGGACCCCTACACTGGGGAGCAGCTTAGGACACTGCG CCATGCCCCTCTGCACTCGGCACTGGACTACAGCAGTGAAGTCCATACCAGCTCCCTGCGCTCAGTCTGCTTCTCCCCTGAGGGCCTCTACCTGGCCACGGTGGCAGACGACAG GCTCCTGAGGATCTGGGCATTGGAGCTTCGGTCTCCGGTTGCATTTGCTCCCATGACCAACGGCCTGTGCTGCATGTACTTTCCACACGGTGGTTTTATCGCCACAGG GACCAGAGATGGCCACGTCCAATTCTGGACTGCTCCAAGGGTGCTCTCGTCACTAAAGCACTTGTGTCGCAAAGCTCTGCGCACCTTCCTGACAACATACCAGGTCCTTGCACTCCCCATTCCCAGGAAGCTGAAGGAATTCCTCACTTACCGGACCTTTTAA
- the WSB2 gene encoding WD repeat and SOCS box-containing protein 2 isoform X2 — MKPSGEEPVLLAELKPGRPQRYDWKSSCETWSVAFSPDGAWFAWSQGHCVVKLIPWPLEEAELCKTSERKSRGGKAEARGRGVAKEKTLECGQIVWGLAFSAWPAAEAEETDPTCAVGLPCQILATGLNDGQIKVWEVQTGHLLFSLLGHQDVVRDLSFAPNGSLILVSASRDKTLRVWDLSRDGRQVQVLSGHVQWVYCCSISPDCSMLCSAAGEKSALLWSMRSYTLIRRLEGHQSSVVSCDFSPDSALLVTASYDACVIMWDPYTGEQLRTLRHAPLHSALDYSSEVHTSSLRSVCFSPEGLYLATVADDRLLRIWALELRSPVAFAPMTNGLCCMYFPHGGFIATGTRDGHVQFWTAPRVLSSLKHLCRKALRTFLTTYQVLALPIPRKLKEFLTYRTF, encoded by the exons ATGAAGCCGAGCGGAG AGGAGCCGGTCCTGCTGGCGGAGCTGAAGCCGGGCCGGCCGCAGCGCTACGACTGGAAATCCAGCTGCGAGACCTGGAGCGTGGCCTTCTCCCCCGACGGCGCCTGGTTCGCCTGGTCGCAGGGACACTGCGTGGTCAAGCTGATCCCCTGGCCCCTGGAGGAGGCCGAGCT ctgcaaaacCTCGGAGCGTAAGAGCCGCGGCGGCAAAGCGGAGGCGAGGGGCCGAGGGGTGGCCAAGGAGAAGACGCTGGAGTGCGGGCAGATCGTGTGGGGCCTGGCCTTCAGCGCCTGGCCGGCGGCAGAGGCGGAGGAGACGGATCCCACCTGCGCCGTGGGTCTTCCCTGCCAGATCCTGGCCACCGGGCTCAACGATGGGCAGATCAAGGTCTGGGAGGTGCAGACAG GACACCTCCTGTTCAGCCTCTTGGGGCACCAGGATGTTGTCAGAGACCTGAGCTTCGCTCCCAATGGAAGCCTTATCCTTGTGTCGGCCTCACGGGACAAGACCTTGCGTGTCTGGGACCTGAGCAGAGATG GGCGGCAGGTCCAGGTGCTGTCAGGCCATGTGCAGTGGGTCTACTGCTGTTCCATCTCCCCAGACTGCAgcatgctctgctctgctgccgGAGAGAAGTCG GCACTGTTGTGGAGCATGCGATCCTACACCCTCATCcggaggctggaggggcaccaGAGCAGTGTGGTGTCATGCGACTTCTCGCCGGACTCGGCACTCCTTGTCACCGCCTCCTATGATGCCTGCGTCATAATGTGGGACCCCTACACTGGGGAGCAGCTTAGGACACTGCG CCATGCCCCTCTGCACTCGGCACTGGACTACAGCAGTGAAGTCCATACCAGCTCCCTGCGCTCAGTCTGCTTCTCCCCTGAGGGCCTCTACCTGGCCACGGTGGCAGACGACAG GCTCCTGAGGATCTGGGCATTGGAGCTTCGGTCTCCGGTTGCATTTGCTCCCATGACCAACGGCCTGTGCTGCATGTACTTTCCACACGGTGGTTTTATCGCCACAGG GACCAGAGATGGCCACGTCCAATTCTGGACTGCTCCAAGGGTGCTCTCGTCACTAAAGCACTTGTGTCGCAAAGCTCTGCGCACCTTCCTGACAACATACCAGGTCCTTGCACTCCCCATTCCCAGGAAGCTGAAGGAATTCCTCACTTACCGGACCTTTTAA
- the WSB2 gene encoding WD repeat and SOCS box-containing protein 2 isoform X3 → MKPSGEEPVLLAELKPGRPQRYDWKSSCETWSVAFSPDGAWFAWSQGHCVVKLIPWPLEEAELSCKTSERKSRGGKAEARGRGVAKEKTLECGQIVWGLAFSAWPAAEAEETDPTCAVGLPCQILATGLNDGQIKVWEVQTGHLLFSLLGHQDVVRDLSFAPNGSLILVSASRDKTLRVWDLSRDGRQVQVLSGHVQWVYCCSISPDCSMLCSAAGEKSALLWSMRSYTLIRRLEGHQSSVVSCDFSPDSALLVTASYDACVIMWDPYTGEQLRTLRHAPLHSALDYSSEVHTSSLRSVCFSPEGLYLATVADDSSALQGTVPPALLPCCDTPGML, encoded by the exons ATGAAGCCGAGCGGAG AGGAGCCGGTCCTGCTGGCGGAGCTGAAGCCGGGCCGGCCGCAGCGCTACGACTGGAAATCCAGCTGCGAGACCTGGAGCGTGGCCTTCTCCCCCGACGGCGCCTGGTTCGCCTGGTCGCAGGGACACTGCGTGGTCAAGCTGATCCCCTGGCCCCTGGAGGAGGCCGAGCT cagctgcaaaacCTCGGAGCGTAAGAGCCGCGGCGGCAAAGCGGAGGCGAGGGGCCGAGGGGTGGCCAAGGAGAAGACGCTGGAGTGCGGGCAGATCGTGTGGGGCCTGGCCTTCAGCGCCTGGCCGGCGGCAGAGGCGGAGGAGACGGATCCCACCTGCGCCGTGGGTCTTCCCTGCCAGATCCTGGCCACCGGGCTCAACGATGGGCAGATCAAGGTCTGGGAGGTGCAGACAG GACACCTCCTGTTCAGCCTCTTGGGGCACCAGGATGTTGTCAGAGACCTGAGCTTCGCTCCCAATGGAAGCCTTATCCTTGTGTCGGCCTCACGGGACAAGACCTTGCGTGTCTGGGACCTGAGCAGAGATG GGCGGCAGGTCCAGGTGCTGTCAGGCCATGTGCAGTGGGTCTACTGCTGTTCCATCTCCCCAGACTGCAgcatgctctgctctgctgccgGAGAGAAGTCG GCACTGTTGTGGAGCATGCGATCCTACACCCTCATCcggaggctggaggggcaccaGAGCAGTGTGGTGTCATGCGACTTCTCGCCGGACTCGGCACTCCTTGTCACCGCCTCCTATGATGCCTGCGTCATAATGTGGGACCCCTACACTGGGGAGCAGCTTAGGACACTGCG CCATGCCCCTCTGCACTCGGCACTGGACTACAGCAGTGAAGTCCATACCAGCTCCCTGCGCTCAGTCTGCTTCTCCCCTGAGGGCCTCTACCTGGCCACGGTGGCAGACGACAG CTCAGCTCTACAGGGGACAGTGCCTCCTGCTTTGCTGCCGTGTTGTGACACTCCTGGGATGCTCTAA